From Mytilus edulis chromosome 8, xbMytEdul2.2, whole genome shotgun sequence, one genomic window encodes:
- the LOC139484399 gene encoding D-aminoacyl-tRNA deacylase-like, translated as MGAPQHQIQISTLRWVLGMASQGGVPVVLHVRGGKDDVHSAQAYIQCMRQCRAILKEGHPIHLHCFDGGWEQAQLWLDNFPGVHFGFTGSVNTFSEDQKLAVVRIPRDRLLLESDAPYFRPAWVPQAGYGHPKYLAEVAKGIAGIRQGATVDGALQEGGMNALRFYGLRV; from the coding sequence ATGGGAGCCCCTCAGCATCAAATCCAGATCAGCACCTTAAGATGGGTCCTGGGAATGGCATCACAGGGAGGTGTTCCTGTGGTACTCCATGTAAGAGGGGGCAAGGATGATGTTCATAGTGCCCAGGCCTATATCCAGTGTATGAGGCAGTGTAGGGCTATTTTGAAGGAGGGTCATCCTATCCAtctacattgttttgatggaggCTGGGAACAAGCTCAACTATGGTTGGATAATTTCCCAGGAGTGCATTTCGGATTCACAGGGTCAGTCAACACATTCAGTGAGGACCAGAAGTTGGCGGTAGTGAGGATACCCCGGGACCGCCTCCTCCTAGAATCAGATGCCCCATACTTTAGACCCGCTTGGGTGCCACAAGCAGGGTATGGTCACCCCAAGTATCTGGCAGAGGTGGCCAAAGGCATAGCTGGAATCAGGCAGGGGGCGACGGTGGATGGGGCCCTCCAAGAGGGTGGTATGAATGCCCTTAGGTTTTATGGCCTAAGAGTGTAG